The genomic DNA GCATCAACAATTGATCAAAAAATTTGGCACTGGCCAAGAAATTACTACCATTGTCAGAAATCACAGTGACAGGGGCAGAATAGATAGCACAAAATcgtctaaaaatattaatgaacgttAATGCACTCATGTTACATGCTAACTCTAAATGAACTAGTCTTGATGCAGTACATGTAAAAAgtactatataatatttatgaggTTTACCATCTTCAGTTTTGGTTATGGTAATGGGACCTGAAAAATCAATGCCAGTATGAAAAAATGGCCGCGTAAATTGAACTCTTACAGCTGGAAGTGGAGGAGGACCAGGGTAATCAAATCTCCTACCTTCAATTCTCTTACAATTTACACAATGTCTTAAGAACTTCTTAATGGTTGATATCACCTTTGGTATCCAATATTGTCTGCGAAGATAggacaaagtttctttaactccacCATGCAGACATTTTTCATGAGCAAAATCAATTAAGAGATTAGCTAAATGACTCTTGGGAAGTATTAAGATAGGAAATTTGGTACTCTGGTCTAAATTAGAATGATGTAGTCTACAACGACTATGAATAAGACCAGTAGACTCATCATAGTAAAGACCTATATCTTTAATAAATTGCAGTTTATCCTGCTCAAGACCGTTCAATTCCTTCCTAAGGAAGGCACAAATTCTGGGATAATGTGTATCTTGAACATATCTGATCCAATACACAAGAGGATCGACTAATCTAATACCAGATTTAACACACATAATGAAATCATAAACAATTCTAGTAACATTCAACAACTTCCTAAGCGATGAGTAGTTACTATAATCAAAAATAGGTTCTGGAATAGGCACTTCAGGAACAATCTCTGAAACAATTTCACAaatcattactaaaaatctctgttCAGGCCATTTTTTAGGACAGGATAACCATGAAGGTCCATGGGTCCATAGACGAGACTTACGAAACTGAGCAATACTAATACCCCTTGTTAGGAGATCTGCAGGGTTCTCTTTGGTGGatacatataaaaacttgaaagaggaTCCTATTTCCTTTATTTGAGCTACTCTATTTTGAACGtaggtaattttacatttattatttttaagccatTGGAGAGCAACTTCTGAGTCTGACCAAATTATGACTTCttcaataaagaaatgataaaaaaggtCTCTGATACAGCATGCAAATTGAGTACCTAGCTGTAATGCCGTTATTTCTAACTGAGGCATAGTACGAGTTTTCAGTAGGGTTACTCTGGCCTTGCTAGCTACAAAATTAGATTGATTGTTATTACTGAGATAAACTGCACCATAGGCAGTAGTACTGGCATCTACAAAAACATGAAGTCTATAAGAGTCTCCCATCCAACAGATACATCTAGGAAATTTGAAGGTTGGGAGCTCTAATAATTCACAAGCCAAAGTATTCCATCTGTCAAGAAATGAGGGTGGTAATTTTACATCCCAACCAATATTTTCTTTCCATGCTTCTTGAATTAATATCTTCCCTTTAATCAAAATAGGCACACACATACCCAAAGGGTCAAAACAAGAAGATACAAGAGACAGTAATTGTCTCTTCGTAACATACTGTAATGTTTCAAATTTACACAGATTTACAAATAATGAATCACTTGAAAGTTCCCAATTTAAACCTAATATTTTATCCACAAGTGGAAATTCCAATGACTCCTCTGTAACTCTGGCTTATATGATCCTTAAGTAATTTTGAATTAGTGTTCCATTGTCTCAGATTCATTCCAGCCTTACTCATTTCAACATTGGCCACATCATATAACTCCACTAACTGCTGTTCATTATCAGCATTGTGCTGAAAATTATCCACATAAAAACTAAATAATAGAACACCTGAATAGGGTGAATGTGATCTTTGAAAATGATACTGTAAGGTCATCTGCAATAAAAAAGGGCTGCAAGTAGCACCAAAGAGAACCGATCTAAACCTATATGTTTTTACTCTACTATTTTCGTCAAATGGATCTTCTAACCACAAAAATCTAGTAAAATCTCTGTGATGCTGTTGCAATCCAATCTGCAGAAAGGCCTTTTCAATATCTGCTATGCAGGCAAATTTATTCATTCTAAACCTGACtaacaaatcaaataatttttccGTTAATGACAGATCGGTCATGAGACAATCATTCAATGATGCAGAGGATTTACTCGGCTTTGCACTACAATTATACACCACTCTAAGGGGTGTAGTGGAGGAGTTCTTTCTGACTGCATGATGTGAAAGATAGTGGGTGTTGGGACTTGTTACAGGATTTTCAACCTCCTCAATAAAACCCAACTTTAATTGTTCCTTGATTATGTTATCATAACATTTCAAATGATCTGGTTGATGCTGGAACCTTTTTAGTTGATTATACATTTGACCTAATGCTACATTATAATTAGTTAGGAGAAAAGGATGATTATGCTTGAATAGTAATTCCACCCAGTATCTTCCATTTCTATGCAAAACAGTAGTTTCATATTTGGAAATAGTTTCTACATCACTTGGCGAAACTTGTGAAGGAATGATTCCAACTACATCAAGATCCCACAATTTATGCACAGGAAGAGTATCATCAACCACGGCAGAGCTTATTGTCCGAGGATCAACCAACAATGGAGCACTTTCTCCTAACTCGACACTCACTCTAGCAACAAGGGCACTATTTTAATGAATATGATCCGTACCAATATGTGGAATGAGGCCATAAATTAAATAGCCACCTGGAGATTCAAGTAAATCTACATTATTCACTTGTCTCATACCTGATAAATAATTTCCCAGGAAATCTGCACctataagtatttttatattgtCAATCCTATCTGATTTTATATCTCTATCTGCAAGATGATAACCTATCTTATCAAGATCTCTCATCGTGTCACAAAGGCCAGGAGTTATTATCGGTTCAGGCATATCCTTCACAACAATCAATGTTACTCTCTTTTTCCTATTTCCCAAAGAAACTACAGGGTTAACAATCTCATAATCCCTGGAATCACCCATAccatcaaaactattcaaaatcatatttacaGTAGCAACTGTTCTGAGGCTTAACTTATTGGCCAAATCTTTATGTATGAAGGAACGTTGACTTCCACTATCAAAGAGGCACCTGACTGAGATTAACTGACCATCTTCTGATCTAACAGTTACCATTGCAGTAGGAAGAGCTACACTATAGTTTTGATGAGAAGACTGTTTATGAATTATAGACATCACTTGATTCGTTGTTACAGGGTCACCCTTCAATTTATCACTGTTAATATCCTTACTAGTTACTGTGGACTTACCAATATTTGGAGTACCAACTGAACCTGGAGAACTAATACAAAGGAAAgaatgatgttttccttttctacaATGAGGACACATATTAAGAATGGTGGCACACTCAGTTGACTGATGTACCTTAGTACATTTAACACATCGATTCAATACCTTCAACCTTTCCCTCCTAGCATTTAGAGAGCTATAAATCGTACAGTCAAAGGGTCTATGTTTTCCCTTACAATATATGCAAGTATAATTACTAAGTGTAGTGTAAATACCTACAGTACTTGAACCCTTAAATGGAGATGAAGATTTTGCTGGTGACTGGAAACGAATTTTATTGACTTCTGGTGTTCCCTTATTAGCAATCCCTTTATTTTCATGTCCCATAAAATTTAATAAGTGTTGAAGACTTTCCTTTATCTGACTTACACTAAAGTACATGGTTTTATAAAGACCAAACATAAAATCTTCTACCTCTTTTGGTAGTTTTAACACAATAAGTTCCCTCAATATCATCTCATTTGACGACACATCAATCTCAGAATCATGACCTATTTGCATGAGTAAGTTCTCCAAATCaaccttaaaatcaaatatttcacttcTAACATATTTAGGCTTACCTAAATTAATCAACGACCTAAGTAAAGTTCGCCTTATCTTCTTTGGGTCCCCATACATTTCAGTTAGCGCCTTAATGGCATCACCATAATCAGAAGCTTCACCCTTAAAACCTGCAAGTAGCTTTTGAGCATTGCCCTTAATACATTgggttagatatacatatttagtaaCATCATCTATGTCCTTCtttaaatgaatatatgtactaaATTGATTCCAAAATCTAGTCCAATCTAGAGGGTCTCCTGAAAactctttcaattttatttcaggCAACTTTACCTTAATCATAGAATTAGTACTACCATGCGGATTACTCTGAGAGATTGGGGAAAATTGTTTCATATACAATGACAGCTTAAGTTgaatttcatgatatttatctTGGAGGTCAATATGTCTAGCCTCCCTCTCATCATGACcactttcatcaatatatttatcaacaaatatGTCCCATCGAGATTCGTAACTGTTCCACCTTTTCTCTAAAGAAGCACTTTGAAGTTCCAAATAGCGAACTCCTGCATCACTGGTTAGAGCATCGGTCATATAATTTAGACCTCGCGTGATATGACCACGCAAACTGGTCAGTGACCTGTATTCAGCCTCCATTGTTATATCTATAGCAACCTTTGCACaataaacatataataaatatctaaccagaattaggttaggttaatcacaaattcaaagaaaatatatatataatattgaagtatGTGAAAGTGACATGATGATTGCCAATAATAGAAGGAGTTGCAAAACATTAAGGAACCAACTATATTATCCAGTTCGAAGGACCATTTTTAATCTtactgtggaggaaagttggataattcaattacacaataaaataaaaagaattaatgttactcggataagatggagtataacatttccattaggcaactagtaaaagggggtgaggcaaatcaaccagtgtctctttcacatacctcacaatgctgagaagatcaatcgaataattttcacatgtcataatgggagtaaatatatccgcaATTATCCTTCAGGAAAAAACCCAGTTAAGTAATCGCTCCTGAAACAACAAgacataccacaaagcatcatgcaaatcaaacttatataaatttggcatatattacatattgacaaaatagaaagaaatcccacccattacagtcctcaaagggaaaatcaaagcaatacataacagAGTAATaaaatggagaattaattgtaggttactttgaaaatgaaaggttgattagcttgatactataaatatatacttaattcacatattagtcttatataagaactgcaatgggtcagcaaatgaaaatattgatggtaacctaccgtggccccccttagggccgataatggtcgcacgggtattagtctaacaaccacactcctaggtctaacctattagactactaacataaactatgcattactaagacatagaatgtgggttagtttaacctaacacaagatcaaacggtcatacatgatattgaatgctcggcaacaataccgtaccatatagcgtaaaacacactactgtgaaataaataaatggcctccagagcatgtaagccatcacaactagatatatatatatatatatatatatatatatatatatatatatatatatataaatatatatatatatatatatatatatatatatatatatacatatatatatatatatatatatatatatacatatatatatatatatatacatatatatatatatatatatatatacatatatatatatatacatatatatatatatatatatatatatatatatatatacatatatatatatatacatatatatatacatatatatatatacatatatatatacatatatatatatacatatatatatatatatacatatatatatatacatatatacatacatatatatatatatatatatacatatatatatatatatatatatatatatatatatatatacatatatatatatacatatatatatatatatatatatatatatatatatatatacatatatatatatacatatatatatatatatatatatatatatatatatatacatatatatatacatatatatatacatatatatacatatatatatatatacatatatatatatatatacatatatatatatatatatatatatatatatatatatatatatatatatatatacatatatatatatatatacatatatatatatatacatatatatatacatatatatatatatacatatatatatatatatacatatatatacatatatatatatatatatatatatacatatatatatatatatatatacatatatatatatatatatacatatatatatatatatatatatacatatatatatacatatatatatatatatatatatatacatatatatatacatatatatatatacatatatatatatatatatatatatatatatacatatatatacatatatatatatatatatatatatacatatatatatatatacatatatatatatatatatatattatatatatatatatatatatatatatatatacatatatatatatatacatatatatacatatatatatatatatatatatatatatatacgtatatatgcacatatatatatatatatatatatatatatatatatatatatatatatatatatatatacgaatatatgcacacacatatatatatatatgtatatatatatatatatatatatatatatatatatatacgtatatatgcatatatatatatatatatatatatatatatatatatatatatatatatatatatacgtatatatacatacatatatatatatatatatatatatatatatacgtatatatacatacatatatatatactgtatatatatatatatatatatatatatatatatatatatatatatatacatattcgtgtgtatatacatatatatttatatatatatatatatatatatatatatatatatatatatatatatatatatattacagtcgtGAGAGTGAAGGGTAATTTACtattttagcaggtgggttcaataGACCATGATGATAATAGAATAAAGGTATTGGAATGTGAATACcatcaaacaagatttaaatataataatgcaaaaattattaacaaaacattacaattaactttaagttcatataaaaggaacacaaagatCATACACTACAAGAACGACAATGCTTATTGCTATCCTTCGattcgaagacgacttctgcttcgctgtgatggggatgaagttagatatgctgtcgatggtgccatcttgcatggctgtgaagaccaattctggatccacatactctgccacacaactggcaagtcaggtctgtgTTGAcagggggtatccgatctcgacggttttgtcttctctccctgcgctgttgtcttgcctggttttgggagtcttcaagttgattgactccagctttacagagtgagtgccatagtggtctgtcggaggcgttcatttctagttgttcatgttgtatgttgcacttcttgagagtagctttgatgttgtccttgtacctctttttctggcCCCCttgattacgccgagcttcagggagctgactgtagagtacttggcgaggaaggcgatgtcctggcatacggatgacgtggccgatccacctgagttgtttttctgccaatgtgcaTTCTATACttagcaggtttgaacggtggagaatttcagaaagAGGTAcattgtcttgccatgtgagccctaatatatacTGAAGACagtgaatatggaatgcctcaagttgttctacatgtcgacggtaagccgtccaggattctgctccatatagcaaggtggacatgcagacagctctgtacaaaGCTACTTTTGTTTccgtcttgaggtggtgatttagatgcggaggcatgatttatccaggcaaccatttcctcatcaatattgtgttttttagtgaagatgcttccaaggtagatgaagctatcagcttgtttgatggctttcCCATTCTGATGAAAttctgggggatctcctgcaattatttgctgggataggatttcagttttgttgatgttaactttgagccccatggctcggtaaattgaagAGACAATGGTAAgtctgcgttggagggcatctggcgagtgagccaccagagcgcaatcatctgcatattggagttacATTAgatgtgtcattgttgtttttgtcacagactggaggcgcttaaggttgaataagtttccgtccagtcgaaactgcactttcaattgatcttcttcgttgacttgttggtggctcaggagggtgactgcagtcaggtagatgttgaatattaatggagccaggacacatccttgttttactccagtttctaccctgaaaagttgtgatttactaccacccatacttacacaggcttgcatatcattgtgtaagtttcttagaatgttaaggaatttcggaggtactccaacaAATGTGAACCAAACAATACTTTTTACAAGGTAATGTACAATAGTACCAAAAGTTCTGGCTCCGTACGTGTCTTACCGGGGCGACAATTAGCCTACTTTGATAAGTGCTTGACGAAAATACCGATGGGAACTCGTGTCATTGAAAAATATAAAGATGAAGACCCACAGAACTTGGCGATGTCAGGGTCTTTTTATGTTGGTGTCCTGGCAGAGATTCCTACTGCAGCTATCAAATACAGTTACCTGGTATTTTTTGATGGAATGACAATAGGACatatgacaaatgacaaatgacaaacgaCAAATGATAAACGACAACCAGGTCTCGAAAAGTAATCtcactggaaattgagaacacttgaaacaaaagcacaattcgttattaaacccttataataatatcacttatacttaggttatagatacattaTAATAAAAGGGACTGCTTCCCTGCCGGACActaaagtccttggtttagttgctgagtggagactgattgAAAATTACATTcaggggtcgaagaaatttaggattgGCGGAAAAAataagaacaaggagtgtgaaacaaggcaaaaATGTTTTGGGAAACGACAAAGGAtagtggtatacaggggaaaacagtcaggcaaaatatatacaataattacaataatgtggaaggtgCAATACTTCCCCCTAGAGGATCAAGCACAGCGGAGTGGCTTGATCAAAGTTAAACAGCTTACATCCCCTGCGAAGTATGAGAATGGGCCTGTGACCAGTCATCAGCAAGTACGTTGTCGCTGCCCTCgaggtgctttatttgaaggttgaagTTTTGAAGATATAAAGCCCAATTAGTAAGCACTGATTATGGGCCTTGGTGCGCTCAAGAAAGGTGGGTGGGTTGTGGTCCGTATAGACATGGATGATGGGAGCTCCTTTTAGAAAACATTCAAACTTTTGTAGAGCAAGAGCCAAACTTAAAAGCTTCTTTTCTATGGTACTGTAGGAGGGCTGATGAGGCTTGAAGCTACTGGAGGACTATCCTATTGGCTGGAGTATCCCATCAATTCCCTGCAGCAATACTCCTCCAGCACCCGTGTCTTAAACTTGTACTTGTAAAGAGAAGGGTTTAGAAAAATTAGGACTGTGTAAGACTGGCTCACTACTCAAAAAAAATCTTATACGTTCAAACGCTGCCTGACATCTCTCTTTCCATTCATAATTCTTTTTAGGGATGCTAAGACTATGTAAAGGGGCAGCTACTGAAGCAAAATTACAGCAGAATTTCCTGTAATAGGAAACCATACCTAAAAATTTTTTAAGGGATTTCCTAGTCTTAGGTTCTGGGGAATCAAGAATGGCATTAACATTTGCAGTTTTAGGTCTGACATTACCTCCACCCACAATATGTCCCAAGTAAGTTACTGTAGCTTGACCAAAAAcacatttttgtaaatttattgttaactgggcttctcttaatctatcaaagagcatattcaaacgtttcataagCTCTTTCCAAGAATCTCCTATCACAATATATCATCTAGATATGCAAACACTCCCTCTAGACCCTGAATAGCGTAGTTAATTATGAGTTGAAATGTGGATGGGGCATTTgttaaaccaaaaggcattacttcaaactggaataacccaaaaggagttatgaaagctgatataagcttggctctagatgttaacttcacctgataataccccttgaggaGATCTACCTTAGATACATACTTTGCTTGGCCCACAGAGTCTATAAGGTCATCTAGACGGAGTAAAGGGTAACTATTCTTAACAGTAGCAGAAATTACTCTCTTGTAGTGTGTACACAGTCGCATGCTGCCATCCTCCTTTGGTATCAATAGACATGGAGATGCCCATGGTGACTTGCTAG from Palaemon carinicauda isolate YSFRI2023 chromosome 34, ASM3689809v2, whole genome shotgun sequence includes the following:
- the LOC137626903 gene encoding uncharacterized protein, producing MCVPILIKGKILIQEAWKENIGWDVKLPPSFLDRWNTLACELLELPTFKFPRCICWMGDSYRLHVFVDASTTAYGAVYLSNNNQSNFVASKARVTLLKTRTMPQLEITALQLGTQFACCIRDLFYHFFIEEVIIWSDSEVALQWLKNNKCKITYVQNRVAQIKEIGSSFKFLYVSTKENPADLLTRGISIAQFRKSRLWTHGPSWLSCPKKWPEQRFLVMICEIVSEIVPEVPIPEPIFDYSNYSSLRKLLNVTRIVYDFIMCVKSGIRLVDPLVYWIRYVQDTHYPRICAFLRKELNGLEQDKLQFIKDIGLYYDESTGLIHSRCRLHHSNLDQSTKFPILILPKSHLANLLIDFAHEKCLHGGVKETLSYLRRQYWIPKVISTIKKFLRHCVNCKRIEGRRFDYPGPPPLPAVRVQFTRPFFHTGIDFSGPITITKTEDGKPHKYYIVLFTCTASRLVHLELACNMSALTFINIFRRFCAIYSAPVTVISDNGSNFLASAKFFDQLLMQRDVKEYMAVNNIQWRFIAPRAPWQGGFYERLIGLTKSCLKKVLFKKRVNADELETVLKEIECKLNNRPLTYIDAETPIEPLAPIHLWCGRIINPMPSVELDSQEDPNFLDHSEFNKRYSQVSVILNNFENMWRNEYLTALREKHYGGSQACQDKAPLVGDVVIVERPGPQHEWPLGRIVKLYPDKENIIRVVDVLYNGSISKRTIDKLVPLEIHSPLINSTIVQGEESQPNVSGETKQIHGDSVSEVRPLRKAALKAAKLRQYLIDNDQI
- the LOC137626904 gene encoding uncharacterized protein codes for the protein MYNQLKRFQHQPDHLKCYDNIIKEQLKLGFIEEVENPVTSPNTHYLSHHAVRKNSSTTPLRVVYNCSAKPSKSSASLNDCLMTDLSLTEKLFDLLVRFRMNKFACIADIEKAFLQIGLQQHHRDFTRFLWLEDPFDENSRVKTYRFRSVLFGATCSPFLLQMTLQYHFQRSHSPYSGVLLFSFYVDNFQHNADNEQQLVELYDVANVEMSKAGMNLRQWNTNSKLLKDHISQSYRGVIGISTCG
- the LOC137626906 gene encoding uncharacterized protein, coding for MLFDRLREAQLTINLQKCVFGQATVTYLGHIVGGGNVRPKTANVNAILDSPEPKTRKSLKKFLGMVSYYRKFCCNFASVAAPLHSLSIPKKNYEWKERCQAAFERIRFFLSSEPVLHSPNFSKPFSLQVQV
- the LOC137626905 gene encoding uncharacterized protein, with amino-acid sequence MGLKVNINKTEILSQQIIAGDPPEFHQNGKAIKQADSFIYLGSIFTKKHNIDEEMVAWINHASASKSPPQDGNKSSFVAIDITMEAEYRSLTSLRGHITRGLNYMTDALTSDAGVRYLELQSASLEKRWNSYESRWDIFVDKYIDESGHDEREARHIDLQDKYHEIQLKLSLYMKQFSPISQSNPHGSTNSMIKVKLPEIKLKEFSGDPLDWTRFWNQFSTYIHLKKDIDDVTKYVYLTQCIKGNAQKLLAGFKGEASDYGDAIKALTEMYGDPKKIRRTLLRSLINLGKPKYVRSEIFDFKVDLENLLMQIGHDSEIDVSSNEMILRELIVLKLPKEVEDFMFGLYKTMYFSVSQIKESLQHLLNFMGHENKGIANKGTPEVNKIRFQSPAKSSSPFKGSSTVGIYTTLSNYTCIYCKGKHRPFDCTIYSSLNARRERLKVLNRCVKCTKVHQSTECATILNMCPHCRKGKHHSFLCISSPGSVGTPNIGKSTVTSKDINSDKLKGDPVTTNQVMSIIHKQSSHQNYSVALPTAMVTVRSEDGQLISVRCLFDSGSQRSFIHKDLANKLSLRTVATVNMILNSFDGMGDSRDYEIVNPVVSLGNRKKRVTLIVVKDMPEPIITPGLCDTMRDLDKIGYHLADRDIKSDRIDNIKILIGADFLGNYLSGMRQVNNVDLLESPGGYLIYGLIPHIGTDHIH